In the genome of Cellvibrio sp. KY-YJ-3, one region contains:
- a CDS encoding sigma-70 family RNA polymerase sigma factor: MGSHNHSQQRLLVDVYRQYRRELCAYITGKFGVDASDAEDIVQSAFANFAELEGAPLVENPRAFLYRACSNIAIDQKRHGKVRQGYSETVLHTEEEASDATGPERTNESRQRLGILAQVMWAMPGRRRQLLMMSRFDGLSYAEIARQVGLSETVVRKHIAKAIDDCHKALKACGE; the protein is encoded by the coding sequence TTGGGCAGCCATAACCACAGCCAGCAACGGCTGTTAGTGGATGTATACCGCCAGTATCGGCGGGAGCTGTGTGCTTACATAACCGGCAAGTTTGGCGTGGATGCCAGTGATGCCGAAGATATAGTGCAGTCTGCTTTTGCAAATTTTGCGGAGCTGGAGGGTGCGCCGCTGGTTGAAAATCCGCGTGCGTTTCTGTATCGCGCCTGCAGCAACATCGCCATAGATCAAAAACGCCACGGCAAGGTGCGGCAGGGTTATAGCGAGACGGTGTTGCATACCGAGGAAGAGGCGAGCGATGCCACAGGGCCGGAGCGCACAAATGAATCGCGTCAGCGATTGGGAATTCTGGCCCAGGTGATGTGGGCTATGCCCGGGCGGCGACGCCAGTTATTAATGATGAGCCGGTTTGATGGCTTGTCCTATGCGGAAATTGCCCGGCAGGTGGGCTTATCTGAAACCGTAGTCCGTAAACATATCGCCAAAGCGATAGATGATTGTCATAAAGCCCTCAAAGCATGTGGCGAATAG